In a single window of the Nocardioides sp. L-11A genome:
- a CDS encoding ABC transporter permease, whose product MIRAVLVRVVEAVVSLLIASGLVWALQLFAQGDPARRILKARGVADPSPAMLADFRAEHGMDDGMLHRYLDWTWGVLHGDLGTSWRTGRPVAGEFLDRLPATVVLAATALVIALVLSTVLAMVPVVWRRASLDHTARLAAAAFIVVPNFLLAVVFLEIVVRRLGFGRVVTDGSFATVGLPALALALGTAGYWSRILRTSLLEAASATYLDVSTARGSGPLRRTVLHVLPNALPTFLTVVGVGTASLLAGAPVIEAIFTWPGVGRYTIDAILARDVPVVQAFTLLSVAVYIVVSLLVDLAILAIDPRRGARRPRRRVRPPAAQRALIGAGS is encoded by the coding sequence ATGATCCGCGCGGTCCTGGTCCGGGTCGTCGAGGCGGTCGTGTCGCTGCTCATCGCCAGCGGGCTGGTCTGGGCGCTGCAGCTGTTCGCCCAGGGCGATCCGGCCCGGCGGATCCTGAAGGCCCGCGGCGTCGCCGACCCCTCCCCGGCGATGCTCGCCGATTTCCGCGCCGAGCACGGGATGGACGACGGCATGCTGCATCGCTATCTCGACTGGACATGGGGCGTGCTGCACGGCGACCTGGGCACATCCTGGCGGACCGGCCGCCCCGTGGCCGGCGAGTTCCTCGACCGGCTGCCGGCGACCGTGGTGCTGGCCGCCACCGCGCTGGTGATCGCGCTGGTCCTGTCCACAGTGCTCGCGATGGTCCCCGTGGTGTGGCGCCGGGCCTCGCTGGACCACACTGCCCGGCTGGCCGCGGCCGCGTTCATCGTGGTGCCCAACTTCCTGCTCGCCGTGGTCTTCCTCGAGATCGTGGTCCGCCGGCTCGGCTTCGGTCGCGTCGTCACCGATGGCAGCTTCGCCACCGTCGGGCTTCCGGCGCTCGCCCTCGCCCTGGGCACGGCCGGCTACTGGTCGCGGATCCTGCGCACCAGCCTGCTGGAGGCGGCCTCGGCGACCTATCTCGACGTCAGTACGGCCCGCGGCTCGGGCCCGCTGCGCCGGACCGTGCTCCATGTGCTGCCGAACGCGCTGCCGACGTTCCTGACCGTGGTGGGTGTCGGCACCGCCAGCCTGCTCGCGGGCGCGCCGGTGATCGAGGCGATCTTCACCTGGCCGGGCGTCGGCCGCTACACGATCGATGCGATCCTTGCCCGCGACGTCCCCGTGGTGCAGGCGTTCACGCTGCTCTCGGTGGCCGTCTACATCGTGGTCAGTCTGCTGGTCGACCTGGCGATCCTGGCCATCGACCCGCGCCGCGGCGCGCGCCGGCCCCGACGCCGGGTCCGGCCGCCTGCGGCCCAGCGCGCCCTGATCGGGGCCGGGTCGTGA
- a CDS encoding pyridoxal-phosphate dependent enzyme — MPELSPPESAALHQRSLLDPTTTFPLTPPLLGGDPVHSTAEVQYPLDIGYDVARITAADLTHPPLPGLHRWQRTLPPLSPRVDLAVGGTPLVRMDALARFAGSPGEVWVKDESRNPTWSHKDRLNAVAVSAAVAVDAPGVVVASSGNHGASAAAHAARAGLPCIVVTSRDLPAGMASLMGAYGALVLQTDVDDRWPLLRQIVERYGFHSVSSTTPVPTGHPYGPEGYKTIAYELLQQLGEAPDAVFVPTGYGELLFGVAKGFQELAAVGLCAVPRMYACEPGALAPLAAAMEAGADWGRVAPAPSDAWSIACTVTGLRAIHPIRATGGAALRIAESDLAAAARALAHSGLWPELSAAAGVAGLRGLVGSGEPAPRRAVCIMTSNGIKMPLGSTTPPAEFAGDWGLVESYLGSGVPRVAEPSRP, encoded by the coding sequence ATGCCCGAACTGTCTCCGCCAGAGTCCGCCGCGCTCCACCAGCGCTCGCTCCTCGACCCGACCACGACCTTCCCGCTCACCCCGCCGCTGCTCGGCGGCGATCCGGTGCACAGCACCGCCGAGGTGCAGTACCCCCTCGACATCGGGTACGACGTCGCGCGGATCACCGCCGCCGACCTGACCCATCCGCCGCTGCCCGGTCTGCACCGGTGGCAGCGCACCCTCCCGCCGCTCTCCCCGCGCGTCGACCTCGCCGTCGGCGGCACGCCGCTGGTCCGCATGGACGCACTGGCGCGCTTCGCCGGCTCTCCAGGCGAGGTGTGGGTCAAGGACGAGAGCCGCAACCCGACGTGGAGCCACAAGGACCGGCTCAACGCGGTCGCGGTGAGTGCCGCGGTCGCCGTCGACGCACCCGGCGTGGTGGTCGCCTCGAGTGGCAACCACGGCGCGTCCGCCGCGGCCCACGCCGCCCGGGCCGGACTGCCCTGCATCGTGGTGACCAGCCGTGACCTCCCGGCCGGGATGGCGTCGCTGATGGGTGCCTACGGGGCCCTCGTGCTGCAGACTGACGTCGACGACCGCTGGCCGCTGCTGCGCCAGATCGTCGAACGCTACGGCTTCCACAGCGTCAGCTCCACCACGCCCGTCCCGACGGGGCACCCCTACGGCCCCGAGGGCTACAAGACGATCGCCTACGAGCTGCTCCAGCAGCTCGGCGAGGCGCCGGACGCCGTCTTCGTGCCCACCGGCTACGGGGAGTTGCTGTTCGGCGTCGCGAAGGGCTTCCAGGAGCTCGCGGCCGTCGGCCTGTGCGCGGTGCCGCGGATGTACGCCTGCGAGCCCGGCGCGCTCGCGCCGCTCGCGGCCGCGATGGAGGCGGGCGCCGACTGGGGCCGCGTCGCCCCGGCGCCCAGCGACGCCTGGTCGATAGCGTGCACGGTCACCGGCCTGCGGGCGATCCACCCGATCCGGGCGACCGGGGGAGCGGCGCTGCGCATCGCGGAGTCCGACCTGGCCGCGGCGGCCCGGGCACTGGCGCACTCCGGCCTCTGGCCGGAGCTGTCCGCCGCGGCCGGCGTGGCCGGTCTGCGCGGACTCGTCGGCAGCGGGGAGCCGGCGCCGCGCCGCGCGGTCTGCATCATGACGTCCAACGGGATCAAGATGCCGCTGGGGAGCACGACGCCGCCCGCCGAGTTCGCCGGCGACTGGGGCCTCGTGGAGAGCTACCTGGGCAGCGGCGTACCGCGCGTCGCGGAGCCGAGCCGGCCCTGA
- a CDS encoding ABC transporter ATP-binding protein, translating into MNVVRRKQSPAPAGPRPTAGAAVLSIRGLEIGYGNGGTALRGVDLDIAEGECVALVGESGSGKTTLARSIVGLLPSSARATGSVRLGEHELLGLPARSWRRLRGPVVGYVAQDPFAACDPLRTVGHHVAEAWRCHGDRHPPADHLARLAELGIPHPRRLLADRPHQWSGGMLQRATTVAASVYGPALLVADEPTSALDADHADEVLDSLRRVSRSLLLVSHDLDLAAKHADRIAVMYAGRIVEQGAAHQVRTAPRHPYSVALLAATPRGDRLPDELPGTAPSPLDMISGCAFADRCGHLDSACTSVVPALVDGVACHHRDAS; encoded by the coding sequence GTGAACGTGGTGAGACGCAAGCAGAGCCCGGCGCCGGCCGGGCCACGACCGACGGCCGGAGCGGCGGTGCTGTCGATCCGCGGCCTGGAGATCGGCTACGGCAACGGCGGTACCGCGCTGCGCGGCGTCGACCTGGACATCGCCGAGGGCGAGTGCGTGGCGCTGGTGGGGGAGTCGGGATCCGGCAAGACGACCCTGGCGCGCTCGATCGTGGGCCTGCTGCCGTCGAGCGCGCGGGCGACCGGATCGGTCCGGCTCGGCGAGCACGAGCTGCTCGGACTGCCCGCGCGGTCCTGGCGCCGGCTCCGCGGGCCGGTGGTGGGCTATGTCGCCCAGGACCCGTTCGCCGCCTGCGACCCGCTGCGCACCGTCGGTCACCACGTGGCCGAGGCGTGGCGGTGCCACGGCGACCGACATCCGCCCGCCGACCATCTGGCGCGGCTGGCCGAGCTCGGCATCCCGCACCCGCGCCGGCTCCTCGCCGACCGGCCCCATCAGTGGTCCGGCGGGATGCTCCAGCGGGCGACCACGGTGGCCGCCTCGGTCTACGGACCGGCGCTGCTGGTCGCTGACGAGCCGACCTCGGCCCTCGACGCCGACCACGCCGACGAGGTGCTCGACTCGCTGCGCCGGGTCAGCCGTTCGCTCCTCCTCGTCTCGCACGACCTCGACCTGGCCGCGAAGCACGCCGACCGGATCGCCGTGATGTACGCCGGACGGATCGTCGAGCAGGGCGCCGCGCACCAGGTGCGCACCGCTCCCCGACACCCCTACAGCGTGGCGCTGCTGGCGGCGACGCCACGCGGCGACCGCCTGCCCGACGAGCTGCCCGGGACCGCGCCGAGTCCCCTGGACATGATCTCCGGGTGCGCGTTCGCCGACCGCTGCGGGCACCTCGACTCCGCGTGCACGAGCGTCGTACCCGCGCTGGTCGACGGCGTCGCCTGCCACCACCGGGATGCGTCGTGA
- a CDS encoding ABC transporter substrate-binding protein, with the protein MAAQLRGSSPSRPAPRPRQAVAVLTLALALILAACETGASGGQGGSTTSLTIATTYEITDLDPAASGYWAPEFGYGELLMRAHDDGTLEPWLLESLEPVAPTTWRLTLREGITFQNGRTLDATALSALLNHHLTTNEDLQAVVPGGEATPVSELEVELTTSRPAGTVPAAFAHELMVPVFDLEAAEQAGDDVAAQIAAKYWTGPFVVTAITSEDLTMERNPDYWGGTPRLEEVTVRFISDAQARVLAVQSGEADLALYPDSAAAQVLEGSDEAAFITSEVPHSSVRMILNQEDPVLGEEDVRRAISLAVDYDELAEQVLPVVFDVGTGMYPAHLPFAEQVQRSDLDEAEALLDAAGWTRGSGEVRERDGRRLRLSFVVDDQIADLQAMTVALQGQLKELGVEVDINEVADVYEATEGDDWSAVFLMSNVYGADYVGDAQRFLASDGRLNLGHIDDAELDGLIAQALAETDGVAQADLLREIQQRVGERMYGVFPAERRSSVIASAAWRDYVVPMNNLWVDAETAASGS; encoded by the coding sequence ATGGCCGCCCAGCTCCGAGGAAGCTCTCCCTCCCGACCGGCCCCGCGACCCCGGCAGGCCGTCGCGGTCCTGACCCTGGCGCTCGCGCTGATCCTCGCCGCGTGCGAGACCGGGGCGAGCGGCGGCCAGGGCGGCTCGACCACCTCGCTGACCATCGCCACGACCTACGAGATCACCGATCTGGACCCGGCGGCCTCCGGCTACTGGGCGCCCGAGTTCGGGTACGGCGAGCTGCTGATGCGCGCCCACGACGACGGGACCCTCGAGCCGTGGCTGCTGGAGTCGCTGGAGCCGGTCGCTCCCACGACCTGGCGCCTGACCCTGCGCGAGGGCATCACCTTCCAGAACGGCAGGACGCTGGACGCCACCGCCCTCAGCGCGCTGCTCAACCACCACCTCACGACCAACGAGGACCTGCAGGCCGTCGTACCGGGCGGTGAGGCGACGCCGGTGTCGGAGCTCGAGGTCGAGCTGACCACCTCGCGACCCGCGGGCACCGTCCCGGCGGCTTTCGCGCATGAGCTGATGGTGCCGGTCTTCGACCTGGAGGCGGCCGAGCAGGCCGGGGACGACGTGGCCGCGCAGATCGCCGCGAAGTACTGGACCGGTCCGTTCGTGGTCACGGCCATCACCAGTGAGGACCTGACGATGGAGCGCAACCCGGACTACTGGGGCGGCACACCGCGCCTGGAGGAGGTCACCGTGCGGTTCATCTCCGACGCTCAGGCCCGGGTGCTCGCCGTGCAGAGCGGTGAGGCCGATCTCGCCCTCTACCCGGACTCCGCGGCCGCTCAGGTGCTCGAGGGCAGCGACGAGGCGGCCTTCATCACCTCGGAGGTCCCGCACTCGTCGGTCCGGATGATCCTCAACCAGGAGGACCCGGTGCTCGGGGAGGAGGACGTGCGCCGCGCGATCAGTCTGGCCGTCGACTACGACGAGCTGGCCGAGCAGGTGCTGCCGGTGGTGTTCGACGTCGGGACGGGGATGTACCCGGCGCACCTGCCGTTCGCGGAGCAGGTGCAGCGCAGCGACCTCGACGAGGCCGAGGCCCTGTTGGATGCCGCGGGCTGGACGCGGGGGTCGGGCGAAGTCCGGGAGCGCGACGGCCGCCGGCTGCGGCTCTCCTTCGTGGTCGACGACCAGATCGCCGACCTCCAGGCGATGACCGTCGCGCTCCAGGGGCAGTTGAAGGAGCTCGGGGTGGAGGTGGACATCAACGAGGTCGCCGACGTCTACGAGGCGACGGAAGGTGACGACTGGAGCGCGGTGTTCTTGATGTCCAACGTCTACGGTGCCGACTACGTCGGCGACGCCCAGCGGTTCCTGGCCTCGGACGGGCGGCTCAACCTGGGGCACATCGACGACGCCGAGCTCGACGGGCTCATCGCCCAGGCCCTGGCCGAGACGGACGGCGTCGCACAGGCGGACCTGCTGCGAGAGATCCAGCAGCGCGTCGGCGAGCGGATGTACGGGGTCTTCCCGGCCGAGCGTCGCAGCTCCGTGATCGCCTCGGCCGCCTGGCGCGACTACGTGGTGCCGATGAACAACCTCTGGGTCGACGCCGAGACGGCGGCCTCGGGTTCATGA
- a CDS encoding alpha/beta hydrolase-fold protein has translation MSTTNAPRGPGPLPPDLSVAPWPLPLLASEVVEHTIVSQALCDNPLGDAHERPLWVQAPREPVPGRRYPVAYVLPAYNGHITMWRNRLPYRLTTIEEVELLTADPTVPDLIVVYVESWSRYGGSQFVDSPGTGRYESYLCDEVVPFVDAHYPTLTAPEGRAVTGKSSGGYGALALPLRRPDLFGCLASHAGDALFETCFLPGFPLAARALAEFDGDIHAYWDDFRSRVSRTKPYDYLVGILLGVAASFSAADDGAPILPFDPRSGRLRPEVWQRWLDRDPVRMLERPEYAAAGRGLHAVWVDAGTRDEHFLDLGAAAFVDALTATGLPGDRVHFELFEDGHPAVEYRYPPALRWLAERMSGSAR, from the coding sequence ATGTCCACCACCAACGCGCCCCGCGGCCCGGGGCCACTTCCGCCCGACCTGTCGGTGGCACCCTGGCCGCTGCCCCTGCTGGCGTCCGAGGTCGTCGAGCACACGATCGTGAGCCAGGCCCTCTGCGACAACCCCCTCGGGGACGCCCACGAGCGCCCGCTGTGGGTCCAGGCTCCGCGCGAGCCGGTGCCGGGACGGCGCTACCCGGTGGCGTACGTGCTGCCGGCCTACAACGGCCACATCACGATGTGGCGCAACCGGCTGCCGTACCGGCTGACCACCATCGAGGAGGTCGAACTGCTCACCGCCGACCCCACGGTGCCTGACCTGATCGTGGTCTACGTCGAGTCCTGGAGCAGGTACGGCGGCAGCCAGTTCGTCGACTCCCCCGGCACCGGCCGGTACGAGAGCTATCTGTGCGACGAGGTCGTCCCGTTCGTCGACGCTCACTATCCGACCCTCACCGCCCCGGAGGGGCGCGCCGTCACCGGCAAGTCGAGCGGCGGCTACGGTGCCCTGGCACTCCCACTGCGCCGCCCCGACCTGTTCGGCTGCCTGGCCAGCCATGCCGGCGACGCGCTCTTCGAGACCTGCTTCCTGCCCGGCTTCCCCCTGGCCGCCCGCGCCCTGGCCGAGTTCGACGGCGACATCCATGCCTACTGGGACGACTTCCGCTCACGGGTCTCCCGGACGAAGCCCTACGACTACCTCGTCGGCATCCTCCTCGGGGTCGCCGCGAGCTTCAGCGCGGCCGACGACGGCGCACCCATCCTCCCCTTCGACCCGCGCAGCGGGCGGCTCCGCCCCGAGGTCTGGCAGCGTTGGCTGGACCGGGACCCGGTGCGGATGCTGGAGCGGCCGGAGTACGCCGCGGCGGGCCGCGGCCTGCATGCGGTCTGGGTCGACGCCGGCACCCGCGACGAGCACTTCCTCGACCTCGGCGCCGCCGCGTTCGTCGATGCACTGACCGCCACCGGACTGCCCGGCGACCGGGTCCACTTCGAGCTGTTCGAGGACGGGCATCCCGCCGTCGAGTACCGCTATCCGCCGGCCTTGCGGTGGCTGGCCGAACGGATGTCCGGCAGCGCGCGCTGA
- a CDS encoding dipeptide/oligopeptide/nickel ABC transporter ATP-binding protein, with product MTRPDPTDAVVRTVAATRLYQEDAQGIRGVRGLDLHVRPGETVGLSGLSGCGKSTALRLVAGIERPDSGSVLFGGVDVWGTRRSRGRLRPGYVMPVFQDPTSSLDARWPIWRSVTEPLTVGRRLARAERAELAQGLLAEVGLGHLDVHALPSQLSGGQCQRVAIARALAGRPALLVADEPTASLDVTSAAGILHVLRRTAASGTAVVIVSHDRRVLGALCDRTVRMAAGAVVGEVGVVGETDPVRPTGVEAGR from the coding sequence GTGACCCGCCCCGACCCGACCGACGCCGTGGTCCGCACGGTGGCCGCGACCCGGCTCTACCAGGAGGACGCGCAGGGGATCCGTGGCGTGCGCGGACTCGACCTCCATGTCCGGCCGGGCGAGACGGTCGGGCTGTCCGGGCTGTCCGGCTGCGGGAAGTCCACGGCGCTGCGCCTGGTCGCCGGCATCGAGCGGCCCGACTCGGGCAGCGTGCTGTTCGGCGGCGTGGACGTGTGGGGCACGCGTCGCTCGCGCGGACGGCTGCGCCCGGGGTACGTGATGCCGGTCTTCCAGGACCCGACGTCCAGCCTCGACGCGCGCTGGCCGATCTGGCGCTCGGTCACCGAGCCCCTGACGGTCGGGCGCCGCCTGGCCCGGGCCGAGCGCGCCGAGCTGGCGCAGGGCCTGCTGGCGGAGGTCGGACTCGGGCACCTGGACGTCCATGCGCTGCCCTCGCAGCTGTCCGGCGGCCAGTGTCAGCGGGTGGCCATCGCGCGCGCCCTCGCCGGGCGGCCGGCGCTGCTGGTCGCCGACGAGCCGACGGCCAGCCTGGACGTCACCTCGGCCGCGGGCATCCTGCACGTGCTGCGGCGCACCGCCGCATCGGGCACCGCGGTCGTCATCGTCAGCCACGACCGTAGGGTCCTGGGTGCGCTGTGCGACCGGACGGTGCGGATGGCCGCGGGTGCGGTGGTCGGTGAGGTCGGGGTCGTCGGCGAGACCGATCCCGTCCGCCCGACCGGTGTCGAAGCGGGACGTTGA
- a CDS encoding ABC transporter permease, which yields MTAARLSRPAAAASRTGAVGRVDRSTIARRLWRHGGGRLGILLLLLVIVAIGIGPLLLGDPNATDYGDKLAAPSWEHPLGTDLAGRDMLARTLVGGRLSLGIAGLVSLTTLLTGLVLGLVAGLAGGWVDKVLSRVFDVLLGLPTLVVALAVVGALGPGLVNLVLALTVIGWAFLARLARNEVLGARHRPDVVAARMAGVPAYRIAWSHVVPNVVLVLLVAVTAAFTEVVLALAGLSFLGLGAQPPTAEWGRMLAETRSSLTIAPWLVLGPGVGLCLSIAGMLLLSDALRDVADPTRHRRQ from the coding sequence GTGACCGCGGCACGGCTGTCCCGGCCCGCGGCCGCGGCCAGCAGGACGGGAGCGGTCGGCAGGGTCGACCGCAGCACGATCGCGCGGCGGCTGTGGCGGCACGGCGGCGGTCGACTGGGCATCCTGCTGCTGCTCCTCGTGATCGTCGCGATCGGCATCGGCCCGCTGCTGCTCGGCGACCCCAACGCCACCGACTACGGCGACAAGCTGGCCGCGCCGTCATGGGAGCACCCGCTCGGCACCGACCTCGCCGGCCGGGACATGCTGGCCCGCACGCTGGTCGGCGGCCGGCTGTCGCTGGGCATCGCGGGCCTGGTCTCCCTCACGACCCTGCTCACCGGCCTCGTACTCGGCCTCGTGGCCGGCCTCGCCGGCGGGTGGGTCGACAAGGTCCTGAGCCGGGTCTTCGACGTGCTGCTCGGCCTGCCGACCCTGGTCGTCGCGCTCGCCGTGGTCGGCGCCCTCGGCCCGGGACTGGTGAACCTGGTGCTGGCGCTGACCGTGATCGGCTGGGCGTTCCTGGCCCGGCTGGCCCGCAACGAGGTGCTCGGGGCCCGCCACCGTCCGGATGTGGTGGCGGCGCGGATGGCCGGCGTGCCGGCGTACCGGATCGCCTGGTCGCACGTGGTCCCGAATGTCGTCCTGGTCCTGCTCGTGGCGGTGACGGCGGCGTTCACCGAGGTGGTCCTGGCCCTGGCCGGGCTCAGCTTCCTCGGCCTGGGCGCCCAGCCACCGACAGCCGAGTGGGGACGGATGCTCGCGGAGACCCGCAGCAGCCTGACCATCGCTCCCTGGCTGGTGCTGGGGCCGGGGGTGGGGCTGTGTCTGAGCATCGCCGGGATGCTCCTGCTCAGCGACGCACTGCGTGACGTGGCCGACCCGACCAGGCACAGGAGGCAGTAG